CTGCTTATGCTGCTGCCCATGAATTGACGTATACAGAGCCGGAGCCGGTGGATGCTGATCCGGCAGAAGCGGATAGTCCGGCACAACCGGCTCAATAGGTCCAGACCTGTATCACCTAATCTGAGGAGGGTGCCCATCATGTTACCCAGCTTTCATGCAACTACGATTTGTGCGGTAAGACATAACGGCCATGCGGCGATTGCCGGGGACGGCCAGGTTACATTCGGAGAGAGTGTCATTATGAAGACGACGGCCAAGAAGGTCCGCCGCCTATACAGAGGTCAGGTCATTGCCGGGTTCGCGGGCTCTGTGGCTGATGCAATTACGCTGTTCGAGAAGTTCGAGGGCAAGCTTGAGGAGCATCACGGAAATCTGCAGCGGGCGGCGGTGGAGCTGGCCAAGGACTGGCGTCAGGACCGCATTCTGCGCAAGCTGGAGGCGCTCATGATCGTAATGGATAAGGAAGGCATGCTGCTGATCTCCGGCAACGGTGAAATTATCGAGCCGGATGATGATGTGCTGGCGATCGGCTCCGGCGGGAACTTTGCCCTGGCTTCCGGGCGGGCACTTAAGCGCCATGCTCCGCAACTGGGGGCCGGTGACATTGCCAGAGAAGCGCTGCAAATTGCCTCCGAGATCTGTGTATATACCAATTCCAATATTATTGTCGAAGAGCTATAGGCAAGGTGCCATATATAAAGGGAGGAAGTCACAATGGTGAATCAATCGCTTACGCCACGCCAGATCGTAACAGAGCTTGACAAATATATCGTAGGTCAAAAGCAGGCCAAGAAATCAGTGGCCGTTGCCCTCCGCAACCGGTACCGGCGCAGTTTGTTGTCCGAG
The window above is part of the Paenibacillus sp. FSL H8-0048 genome. Proteins encoded here:
- the hslV gene encoding ATP-dependent protease subunit HslV, whose protein sequence is MLPSFHATTICAVRHNGHAAIAGDGQVTFGESVIMKTTAKKVRRLYRGQVIAGFAGSVADAITLFEKFEGKLEEHHGNLQRAAVELAKDWRQDRILRKLEALMIVMDKEGMLLISGNGEIIEPDDDVLAIGSGGNFALASGRALKRHAPQLGAGDIAREALQIASEICVYTNSNIIVEEL